Proteins encoded by one window of Bacillus sp. DTU_2020_1000418_1_SI_GHA_SEK_038:
- a CDS encoding LysR family transcriptional regulator — protein MDQQLAVFVMVAEKQNFSRAAEELHMTQPAVSQYIQALERTMGTILLERSNKYVRLNKAGEIVYHHAKEIIGLYSKMNFLIDDLTNKPSGSLSIGASYSFGEYILPHLIAKMQKKYPLINPSITIGNTKEIAELVLGHQLDIGIVEGEYKNNSLVIEPFAVDTMSIVASSHNRLAQLKEEVSLADLENETWICRENGSGTREAAEKMFSNYEITPKKLLVFGSTQIIKESVEAGLGISLLSDWTIRKEVSLGTLKVLKVKDISITREFSTVLSSPFETKALKVFLEIIKENTKIA, from the coding sequence ATGGACCAGCAGTTAGCGGTTTTTGTGATGGTCGCGGAAAAGCAGAATTTCTCTCGGGCAGCAGAAGAATTGCATATGACACAGCCGGCAGTAAGCCAATATATTCAAGCATTAGAGCGAACAATGGGAACTATTTTATTAGAACGAAGCAATAAATATGTCCGATTAAATAAAGCGGGGGAAATTGTTTACCATCATGCAAAGGAAATTATCGGGCTCTATTCAAAAATGAACTTTCTTATTGATGATTTGACAAATAAACCTAGTGGCTCACTTTCAATCGGAGCAAGCTACTCATTCGGTGAGTATATCTTGCCGCATTTGATAGCCAAAATGCAAAAAAAATACCCTTTGATCAACCCTTCCATTACGATTGGGAACACAAAGGAAATTGCTGAATTGGTTCTCGGACACCAATTAGATATTGGGATTGTTGAAGGGGAATACAAAAATAACAGCCTAGTGATTGAACCATTTGCTGTAGATACGATGAGTATTGTCGCTTCTTCACATAATAGGCTTGCCCAATTAAAAGAAGAAGTGTCCCTTGCTGATTTAGAAAATGAAACGTGGATTTGTCGGGAAAATGGTTCTGGGACAAGAGAAGCGGCAGAAAAAATGTTTTCTAACTATGAAATAACTCCTAAAAAACTTTTAGTGTTTGGCAGTACACAAATAATCAAGGAATCGGTTGAAGCCGGTTTAGGTATTAGCTTATTATCTGATTGGACAATTCGAAAGGAAGTTTCACTCGGGACATTAAAAGTACTAAAGGTGAAGGACATTTCCATTACACGTGAATTTTCAACTGTTTTAAGTTCCCCATTTGAGACAAAAGCATTGAAGGTTTTCCTAGAAATCATTAAAGAGAATACGAAAATAGCATAA